Proteins found in one Streptomyces sp. CB09001 genomic segment:
- a CDS encoding NADP-dependent succinic semialdehyde dehydrogenase, with translation MPIATVNPANGETLRTYEAMGEEEIERRIELAEATFRTYRTTGFYERAGMMRRAADLLEADQKEIGKVITTEMGKPVKQARAEAAKCAKAMRWYADHAAELLADEEPAEADVKDSGASWALVRYRPIGPVLAVMPWNFPLWQVIRFAAPALMAGNVGLLKHASNVPQTALYLEDLFHRAGFPEGCFQTLLIGSAQVDDILRDERVRAATLTGSEPAGRAVASTAGEMIKKTVLELGGSDPFVVMPSADVERAAEVAVTARTQNAGQSCIAAKRFIVHTDVYDAFVERFTEGMRALKVGDPMDEETEVGPLSSEQGLNDLVELVDDAVRGGATVLCGGERPDGPGWYYPPTVLADVTRELRIHREEAFGPVATLYRAADLDEAVLIANDTDFGLSSNVWTRDDADVDRFVRDLEAGGVYVNGMTASHPAFPFGGVKRSGYGRELSGHGIREFCNITTVWHGA, from the coding sequence ATGCCCATCGCGACGGTGAACCCGGCGAACGGCGAGACGCTCAGGACGTACGAGGCCATGGGCGAGGAGGAGATCGAGCGCCGGATCGAGCTCGCGGAGGCCACCTTCCGCACCTACCGGACCACGGGGTTCTACGAGCGGGCCGGGATGATGCGCCGGGCCGCCGACCTCCTGGAGGCGGACCAGAAGGAGATCGGCAAGGTCATCACCACGGAGATGGGCAAGCCGGTCAAGCAGGCCCGCGCGGAGGCGGCCAAGTGCGCCAAGGCGATGCGCTGGTACGCCGACCACGCGGCCGAGCTGCTGGCCGACGAGGAGCCCGCCGAGGCCGACGTGAAGGACTCCGGCGCCTCCTGGGCCCTGGTCCGCTACCGGCCGATCGGCCCGGTGCTCGCGGTGATGCCGTGGAACTTCCCGCTCTGGCAGGTGATCAGGTTCGCGGCGCCCGCGCTCATGGCGGGCAACGTGGGGCTGCTCAAGCACGCCTCGAACGTGCCGCAGACCGCCCTGTACCTGGAGGACCTGTTCCACCGGGCGGGCTTCCCCGAGGGCTGCTTCCAGACCCTGCTCATCGGCTCCGCCCAGGTCGACGACATCCTGCGCGACGAGCGGGTGCGGGCCGCCACCCTCACCGGCAGCGAGCCCGCGGGCCGCGCGGTGGCCTCCACCGCCGGGGAGATGATCAAGAAGACGGTGCTCGAGCTGGGCGGCAGCGACCCGTTCGTCGTCATGCCGTCCGCCGACGTCGAGCGGGCCGCCGAGGTGGCGGTGACGGCGCGCACGCAGAACGCCGGGCAGTCGTGCATCGCCGCCAAGCGGTTCATCGTGCACACGGACGTGTACGACGCCTTCGTGGAGCGCTTCACCGAGGGCATGCGGGCGCTGAAGGTCGGCGACCCGATGGACGAGGAGACCGAGGTCGGCCCGCTCTCCAGCGAGCAGGGCCTGAACGACCTGGTGGAGCTGGTCGACGACGCGGTGCGCGGCGGCGCGACGGTGCTGTGCGGCGGCGAACGCCCCGACGGGCCGGGCTGGTACTACCCGCCGACCGTCCTGGCGGACGTCACCCGCGAGCTGCGCATCCACCGCGAGGAGGCCTTCGGACCGGTCGCCACGCTCTACCGGGCGGCCGACCTGGACGAGGCGGTACTGATCGCCAACGACACCGACTTCGGCCTCAGTTCGAACGTGTGGACGCGTGACGACGCCGACGTGGACCGTTTCGTCCGGGACCTGGAGGCGGGCGGCGTGTACGTCAACGGGATGACGGCGTCCCATCCGGCGTTCCCGTTCGGCGGGGTCAAGCGGTCGGGCTACGGGCGTGAGCTGTCCGGGCACGGAATCCGGGAGTTCTGCAACATCACCACCGTATGGCACGGAGCGTGA
- a CDS encoding XRE family transcriptional regulator: protein MTTADDVLAGVGPRLRQVRKEREVTLAALSEATGISVSTLSRLESGLRRPSLELLLPIAQAHQVPLDELVGSPPVGDPRVRAKPIVRHGRTHWPLTRQAGGLQAFKVLEPQRREEPDPRTHEGYEWLYVLSGRLRLVLGEHDVVLSAGEAAEFDTRVPHWFGSTGEGPAEFLSLFGPQGERMHVRARPAQA, encoded by the coding sequence ATGACGACCGCAGACGATGTCCTCGCCGGTGTCGGGCCGAGGCTCCGCCAGGTGCGCAAGGAGCGGGAGGTGACCCTGGCCGCGCTGTCCGAGGCGACCGGCATCTCGGTCAGCACCCTGTCGCGGCTGGAGTCCGGCCTGCGCAGACCGAGCCTCGAACTGCTGCTGCCGATCGCCCAGGCCCACCAGGTGCCGCTGGACGAACTGGTCGGCTCCCCACCGGTCGGTGACCCCCGGGTGCGCGCCAAGCCCATCGTGCGCCACGGCCGCACCCACTGGCCGCTCACCCGCCAGGCGGGCGGCCTCCAGGCGTTCAAGGTGCTGGAGCCCCAGCGCCGGGAGGAACCGGACCCGCGCACCCACGAGGGGTACGAGTGGCTCTACGTCCTCTCCGGCCGGCTGCGGCTCGTGCTCGGCGAGCACGACGTGGTGCTGTCGGCGGGGGAGGCCGCGGAGTTCGACACCCGGGTGCCGCACTGGTTCGGGTCGACGGGGGAGGGGCCGGCCGAGTTCCTCAGCCTCTTCGGGCCGCAGGGGGAGCGGATGCACGTACGGGCGCGGCCCGCGCAGGCATGA
- a CDS encoding acyl-CoA dehydrogenase family protein, translating to MTDAAELRRRTRELLAAHPPAATDRLDFLRARFDAGLAWVHYPQGLGGLGAPRALQAVVDAELAAEGAPDNDPRRIGIGLGMAAPTILQYGTEEQKRRLLRPLWTGEEVWCQLFSEPGAGSDLAALGTRALRDGADWVVSGQKVWTSSAHLARWAILIARTDPDVPKHRGITYFVCDMTDPGVEVRPLRQITGEAEFNEVFLTDVRIPDSRRLGEIGDGWRVAQTTLNNERVAIGGTPIPREGGLIGKIAETWRERPELRTHDLHQRLLALWVEAEVARLTGVRLRQQLAAGQPGPEGAGMKLNFARLNQEISGLEVELLGAEGLLYDDWTMRRPELVDFTGRDAGYRYLRSKGNSIEGGTSEVLLNIVAERVLGLPAEPRTDKDVAWKDLAR from the coding sequence ATGACCGACGCAGCGGAACTGCGCCGCCGTACCCGTGAGTTGCTCGCCGCGCACCCACCGGCCGCCACGGACCGCCTGGACTTCCTCCGGGCCCGCTTCGACGCGGGACTCGCCTGGGTGCACTACCCGCAGGGCCTCGGCGGCCTCGGCGCCCCGCGCGCCCTGCAAGCCGTCGTGGACGCCGAGTTGGCCGCGGAGGGCGCCCCCGACAACGACCCCCGGCGCATCGGCATCGGCCTCGGCATGGCGGCACCGACCATCCTCCAGTACGGCACCGAGGAGCAGAAGCGCCGGCTGCTACGCCCGCTGTGGACCGGCGAGGAGGTCTGGTGCCAGCTCTTCAGCGAGCCGGGCGCCGGGTCCGACCTGGCCGCCCTCGGCACCCGCGCGCTGCGGGACGGCGCGGACTGGGTCGTGAGCGGGCAGAAGGTGTGGACCTCCAGCGCGCACCTCGCCCGCTGGGCCATCCTCATCGCCCGCACCGACCCGGACGTGCCCAAGCACCGGGGCATCACGTACTTCGTGTGCGACATGACCGACCCCGGGGTCGAGGTGCGGCCGCTGCGCCAGATCACCGGCGAGGCCGAGTTCAACGAGGTGTTCCTCACCGACGTCCGCATCCCCGACTCCCGCCGCCTGGGCGAGATCGGCGACGGCTGGCGGGTCGCGCAGACCACGCTGAACAACGAACGCGTCGCCATCGGCGGCACACCGATCCCCCGCGAGGGCGGCCTGATCGGCAAGATCGCCGAGACCTGGCGGGAACGCCCCGAACTGCGCACCCACGACCTGCACCAGCGGCTGCTCGCCCTGTGGGTCGAGGCCGAGGTCGCCCGCCTCACCGGCGTACGCCTGCGCCAGCAACTGGCAGCCGGCCAGCCCGGCCCCGAGGGCGCCGGCATGAAACTGAACTTCGCCCGGCTCAACCAGGAGATCAGCGGCCTGGAGGTCGAACTCCTCGGCGCGGAGGGACTGCTCTACGACGACTGGACCATGCGCCGCCCCGAACTGGTCGACTTCACCGGTCGCGACGCCGGATACCGCTACCTGCGGTCCAAGGGCAACAGCATCGAGGGCGGGACCAGCGAGGTCCTGCTGAACATCGTCGCCGAGCGGGTCCTCGGCCTGCCCGCCGAGCCGCGCACCGACAAGGACGTCGCATGGAAGGACCTCGCCCGATGA
- a CDS encoding ATP-dependent DNA ligase translates to MLLARLAKVSREVAATSARSRKTVLLAELFREAEAADVPVVIPYLAGRLPQGRIGVGWKVLSRRFPPADAPSLTVRDVDARLTRLGAVSGAGSQAERTRLVGELMGAATEDEQRFLVGLLTGEVRQGALDAAAVEGLAAATGAPPADVRRAVMLAGSLQTVAQALLADGAGALDRFRLTVGRPVLPMLAHSASSVAEAVGRLGAAAVEEKLDGIRVQVHRDGGTVRLYTRTLDDITDRLPEVTEAALALPGERFILDGEAISLDASGRPRSFQETAGRVGSRTDVATAARAVPVSVVFFDALSVDGRDLLDLPLAERHAELARLVPEPWRVRRTLVHGPEETGDAEEFLAESLARGHEGVVVKGLDAAYSAGRRGASWLKVKPVHTLDLVVLAAEWGHGRRTGKLSNLHLGARTADGSFAMLGKTFKGMTDALLVWQTERLKELAVEEHGWGVTVRPELVVEIAYDGLQRSTRYPAGVTLRFARVVRYREDKRPEDADTVDALLAAHPGVAR, encoded by the coding sequence ATGCTGCTTGCCCGGTTGGCCAAGGTGTCCCGGGAGGTCGCCGCCACGTCGGCGCGGTCCCGGAAGACCGTCCTGCTCGCGGAGCTGTTCCGCGAGGCGGAGGCGGCGGACGTGCCGGTCGTCATCCCGTACCTGGCGGGACGGCTCCCGCAGGGCCGGATCGGCGTCGGCTGGAAGGTGCTGAGCCGCCGGTTTCCGCCGGCCGACGCGCCGAGCCTGACGGTGCGGGACGTGGACGCCCGGCTCACCCGGCTCGGCGCGGTCTCCGGCGCCGGTTCGCAGGCCGAGCGGACCCGGCTGGTCGGCGAGCTGATGGGCGCCGCCACGGAGGACGAGCAGCGCTTCCTGGTCGGGCTGCTCACCGGGGAGGTCCGCCAGGGCGCGCTGGACGCCGCCGCGGTCGAGGGCCTGGCCGCGGCGACGGGCGCTCCCCCGGCGGACGTACGACGCGCGGTGATGCTCGCGGGGTCGCTCCAGACGGTGGCCCAGGCCCTGCTGGCCGACGGGGCCGGCGCCCTGGACCGGTTCCGGCTCACCGTCGGCCGGCCCGTGCTGCCGATGCTGGCGCACAGCGCGTCCTCCGTCGCCGAGGCGGTCGGCAGGCTGGGCGCCGCGGCCGTGGAGGAGAAGCTGGACGGCATCCGCGTCCAGGTGCACCGGGACGGCGGCACCGTACGCCTCTACACCCGCACCCTGGACGACATCACCGACCGGCTCCCCGAGGTCACCGAGGCGGCCCTGGCGCTGCCCGGCGAGCGGTTCATCCTGGACGGCGAGGCCATCTCCCTCGACGCGAGCGGGCGGCCCCGCTCCTTCCAGGAGACCGCCGGCCGGGTCGGTTCACGCACCGACGTGGCCACGGCGGCGCGGGCGGTCCCGGTCTCGGTGGTGTTCTTCGACGCGCTCTCCGTCGACGGACGCGACCTGCTCGACCTGCCGCTGGCCGAACGGCACGCGGAGCTGGCCCGGCTGGTCCCCGAGCCGTGGCGGGTACGGCGCACGCTGGTGCACGGCCCCGAGGAGACCGGGGACGCGGAGGAGTTCCTCGCCGAGTCGCTGGCACGCGGGCACGAGGGCGTCGTCGTCAAGGGGCTCGACGCCGCCTACAGCGCGGGACGGCGCGGCGCGTCCTGGCTGAAGGTCAAGCCGGTCCACACGCTCGACCTGGTGGTGCTGGCCGCCGAGTGGGGCCACGGCCGCCGCACCGGCAAGCTCTCCAACCTCCACCTGGGCGCCCGCACCGCCGACGGCTCCTTCGCGATGCTCGGCAAGACCTTCAAGGGCATGACCGACGCGCTGCTGGTCTGGCAGACCGAGCGTCTGAAGGAGCTGGCCGTCGAGGAGCACGGCTGGGGTGTGACCGTACGCCCCGAACTCGTCGTCGAGATCGCCTACGACGGCCTCCAGCGCTCCACCCGCTACCCGGCCGGCGTCACCCTCCGCTTCGCCCGCGTGGTCCGCTACCGCGAGGACAAGCGCCCCGAGGACGCGGACACCGTGGACGCCCTGCTCGCCGCCCACCCCGGGGTGGCCCGGTGA
- a CDS encoding NADPH:quinone oxidoreductase family protein, giving the protein MQAWQVHENGEPGEVMRLADVAPPTPGEGQVLLRVRAANINFPDALLCRGQYQVRPPLPFTPGVEICGETEDGRRVLANPALPHGGFAEYALADARALLPAPDSLDDAEAAALHIGYQTGWFGLHRRARLEAGETLLVHAAAGGVGSAAVQLGKAAGATVVGVVGGPEKAAVARELGCDVVVDRHAEDVVAAVKEATGGRGADVIYDPVGGQAYAQSAKTVAFEGRIVVVGFASGTIPSPALNHALVKNYTILGLHWGLYNTKNPKLVRHCHEQLTELAARGAIKPLVSERVPLADAAGAVQRVADGRTTGRLAVVPENLDKGAAA; this is encoded by the coding sequence ATGCAGGCATGGCAGGTGCACGAGAACGGCGAGCCGGGCGAGGTGATGCGCCTCGCGGACGTGGCGCCGCCGACGCCCGGCGAGGGCCAGGTCCTGCTGAGGGTCCGCGCCGCGAACATCAACTTCCCGGACGCCCTGCTGTGCCGGGGGCAGTACCAGGTCCGGCCGCCGCTGCCGTTCACGCCGGGTGTGGAGATCTGCGGCGAGACCGAGGACGGGCGCCGCGTCCTCGCCAACCCCGCGCTGCCGCACGGCGGCTTCGCCGAGTACGCCCTCGCCGACGCCCGCGCCCTGCTGCCCGCGCCGGACTCCCTGGACGACGCCGAGGCCGCCGCCCTGCACATCGGCTACCAGACCGGCTGGTTCGGCCTGCACCGCCGGGCCCGGCTGGAAGCCGGTGAGACCCTGCTCGTCCACGCCGCCGCGGGCGGCGTCGGAAGCGCCGCCGTGCAGCTGGGCAAGGCGGCCGGCGCCACCGTCGTAGGCGTCGTCGGCGGCCCGGAGAAGGCGGCCGTCGCCCGCGAGCTGGGCTGCGACGTGGTCGTCGACCGGCACGCCGAGGACGTCGTCGCGGCCGTGAAGGAGGCCACCGGCGGCCGGGGCGCCGACGTGATCTACGACCCCGTCGGCGGTCAGGCCTACGCCCAGTCCGCCAAAACCGTCGCCTTCGAGGGCCGGATCGTCGTCGTCGGCTTCGCGAGCGGCACGATCCCCAGCCCGGCGCTCAACCACGCGCTGGTCAAGAACTACACGATCCTCGGCCTGCACTGGGGCCTGTACAACACCAAGAACCCGAAGCTGGTCCGGCACTGCCACGAGCAACTCACCGAGCTGGCCGCGAGGGGCGCGATCAAGCCTCTGGTGAGCGAGCGGGTGCCGCTCGCCGACGCCGCCGGGGCGGTACAGCGCGTCGCCGACGGCAGGACCACCGGCCGCCTGGCCGTCGTACCGGAGAACCTGGACAAGGGAGCCGCCGCATGA
- a CDS encoding acyl-CoA dehydrogenase family protein, with amino-acid sequence MSAQPEPALLPSEEEEALRAAVRDLLTDHCDPAGVITRTESAAPHDVSLWKALADSMGLAGLLIPEELGGQGATHREAAVVLEELGRAVAPVPYLTSAVVATEALLACGADDLLGELASATTVAVLAVGLYVAPGGAVPHMRLEGGVLHGESTGVADAAVADVLLVPADDGGLYAVGAADATVTEQVSLDATRPLARVTLDGAPGRRLGDAEPAVRRALRAGAGLLASEQLGLADWLLTETVRYLKERRQFNRQVGGFQALKHRLARLWLEVAGLRAAARNAADALATGADTDVAVAVAQAYAAQVAVHAAEEALQLHGGIGMTWEHPVHLYLKRAKADSIAYGAAGTHRAALADLVDLRAP; translated from the coding sequence ATGAGCGCACAGCCGGAACCCGCTCTGCTCCCCTCGGAGGAGGAAGAGGCGCTGCGCGCCGCCGTCCGGGACCTGCTCACCGACCACTGCGACCCGGCGGGCGTCATCACCCGCACCGAGTCGGCCGCCCCCCACGACGTGTCGCTGTGGAAGGCCCTCGCCGACTCGATGGGGCTCGCGGGCCTGCTGATCCCGGAGGAACTGGGCGGGCAGGGGGCCACCCACCGCGAAGCCGCCGTGGTCCTGGAGGAACTGGGCCGTGCGGTCGCACCGGTGCCGTACCTGACGAGCGCCGTCGTCGCCACCGAGGCGCTGCTGGCCTGCGGCGCCGACGACCTGCTCGGCGAGCTGGCGTCCGCCACGACCGTCGCCGTACTCGCCGTCGGGCTGTACGTCGCACCGGGCGGCGCCGTCCCGCACATGCGGCTCGAAGGGGGCGTACTGCACGGGGAGTCGACCGGCGTGGCCGACGCGGCCGTCGCCGACGTGCTGCTCGTGCCCGCGGACGACGGGGGCCTGTACGCGGTCGGCGCCGCCGACGCGACGGTCACCGAGCAGGTGTCGCTCGACGCCACCCGGCCGCTGGCACGCGTGACCCTCGACGGTGCCCCGGGACGCCGCCTCGGTGACGCGGAACCCGCCGTACGCCGTGCCCTGCGGGCCGGTGCCGGGCTGCTCGCCTCCGAGCAACTGGGGCTCGCCGACTGGCTGCTGACCGAGACGGTCCGCTACCTCAAGGAACGCAGGCAGTTCAACCGCCAGGTCGGCGGCTTCCAGGCGCTCAAGCACCGGCTGGCCCGGCTGTGGCTGGAGGTGGCGGGCCTGCGCGCCGCCGCCCGGAACGCGGCCGACGCCCTGGCGACCGGCGCGGACACCGACGTGGCCGTGGCCGTGGCCCAGGCGTACGCGGCCCAGGTCGCCGTGCACGCCGCCGAGGAGGCGCTGCAACTGCACGGCGGCATCGGCATGACGTGGGAACACCCGGTCCACCTCTACCTCAAGCGGGCCAAGGCCGACTCCATCGCCTACGGAGCGGCGGGCACCCACCGCGCGGCGCTGGCCGACCTGGTCGACCTGCGGGCTCCCTGA
- a CDS encoding NUDIX domain-containing protein, whose translation MRRSAGLLLYRRGPGGELQALLGHMGGPFYTRRDAGAWTVPKGEYDPGEPAWEAARREFEEELGLPPPEGGAVPLGEVRQAGGKLVTVWAVEADLDPATVVPGTFRMEWPPRSGRTEEFPELDRVAWFGLDRAREVIVKAQAAFLDRLAEHSH comes from the coding sequence GTGAGGCGCAGCGCGGGCCTGCTGCTGTACCGGCGTGGACCGGGCGGGGAGCTCCAGGCGCTCCTCGGCCACATGGGCGGCCCGTTCTACACCCGCCGCGACGCCGGGGCGTGGACCGTCCCCAAGGGCGAGTACGACCCCGGGGAACCGGCGTGGGAGGCGGCCCGGCGCGAGTTCGAGGAGGAGCTGGGGCTGCCGCCGCCCGAGGGCGGGGCCGTCCCGCTCGGCGAGGTGCGGCAGGCGGGCGGGAAGCTCGTCACGGTCTGGGCCGTCGAGGCCGACCTCGATCCGGCGACGGTCGTCCCCGGCACCTTCCGCATGGAGTGGCCGCCGAGGTCGGGGCGGACCGAGGAGTTCCCCGAGCTGGACCGGGTCGCGTGGTTCGGGCTGGACCGGGCTCGCGAGGTGATCGTGAAGGCGCAGGCCGCGTTTCTCGACCGGCTCGCTGAGCACTCGCACTGA
- a CDS encoding phosphatidylinositol-specific phospholipase C/glycerophosphodiester phosphodiesterase family protein, with amino-acid sequence MALTTRRRALTTLGAALAGAVALPAGTALASEGRHGPRPLWRAHAHNDYEHPRPLLDALDHRFGSVEADIYLVGGQLLVAHDPEDLDPSRTLESLYIDPLAARVRANHGRVHRGDRGSLQLLVDIKTEGEATYRELDRRLRRYKHLFTSYAHGRVFPGAVTVVVSGDRAARAPMEAQRSRRAFYDGRLADLGTTAPASFVPLISDNWTLNFTWQGVGTFPAAERRGLRGIVGAAHARGQRVRFWATPDVAGPARDAVWAELLAAGVDHLNTDDLGGLEAFLDAHRDA; translated from the coding sequence ATGGCCCTCACCACCCGACGCAGAGCCCTCACCACTCTCGGCGCCGCCCTCGCGGGCGCGGTCGCCCTGCCCGCCGGCACCGCGCTGGCGTCGGAAGGCAGGCACGGGCCGCGCCCGCTGTGGCGCGCGCACGCCCACAACGACTACGAGCACCCCCGGCCCCTCCTGGACGCCCTCGACCACCGCTTCGGCAGCGTCGAGGCCGACATCTACCTGGTCGGCGGCCAACTCCTGGTCGCCCACGACCCCGAGGACCTCGACCCGTCCCGCACCCTGGAGTCGCTCTACATCGACCCGCTCGCCGCCCGCGTCCGCGCGAACCACGGCCGGGTCCACCGGGGAGACCGCGGCTCCCTGCAACTGCTGGTCGACATCAAGACCGAGGGCGAGGCGACGTACCGCGAGCTCGACCGCCGACTGCGCCGCTACAAGCACCTGTTCACCTCCTACGCCCACGGGCGGGTCTTCCCGGGCGCGGTCACGGTGGTCGTCTCCGGCGACCGGGCGGCCCGTGCGCCCATGGAGGCCCAGCGCAGCCGCCGCGCCTTCTACGACGGCCGCCTCGCCGACCTCGGCACCACCGCACCGGCCTCCTTCGTCCCGCTGATCAGCGACAACTGGACGCTCAACTTCACCTGGCAGGGCGTCGGCACCTTCCCGGCGGCCGAGCGGCGCGGACTGCGGGGCATCGTGGGCGCGGCACACGCGCGCGGGCAGCGGGTGCGCTTCTGGGCCACGCCCGACGTGGCGGGGCCCGCGCGGGACGCCGTGTGGGCCGAACTGCTCGCCGCCGGTGTCGACCACCTCAACACCGACGACCTCGGGGGCCTCGAAGCGTTCCTCGACGCGCACCGGGACGCGTAG
- a CDS encoding 1,3,6,8-tetrahydroxynaphthalene synthase: MGTPERVRHFPAGGRKPSARRKQARFMATLCRPSVSVPEHVITMEETLELARRRHTAHPQLPLALRLIENTGVRTRHIVQPIEDTLEHPGFEDRNKVYEREAKSRVPAVIQRALDDAELLTTDIDVIIYVSCTGFMMPSLTAWLINEMGFDSTTRQIPIAQLGCAAGGAAINRAHDFCTAYPEANALIVACEFCSLCYQPTDLGVGSLLCNGLFGDGIAAAVVRGQGGTGVRLERNGSYLIPKTEEWIMYDVKATGFHFLLDKRVPATMEPLAPALKELAGEHGWDAADLDFYIVHAGGPRILDDLSTFLQVDPHAFRFSRATLTEYGNIASAVVLDALRRLFDEGGVADGARGLLAGFGPGITAEMSLGCWRTADVRPGVRQDVTGTPARGVTRSVRQT; this comes from the coding sequence ATGGGCACCCCTGAAAGGGTGCGGCACTTTCCGGCCGGGGGGCGCAAGCCTTCCGCGAGGCGAAAGCAGGCACGGTTCATGGCGACTTTGTGCAGACCCTCGGTGTCCGTCCCGGAGCACGTGATCACGATGGAGGAGACGCTGGAGCTGGCGCGTCGGCGTCACACCGCCCATCCTCAACTGCCGCTCGCGCTCCGGCTGATAGAGAACACCGGGGTCCGCACCCGGCACATCGTGCAGCCCATCGAGGACACGCTGGAGCACCCCGGCTTCGAGGACCGCAACAAGGTCTACGAACGGGAGGCGAAGTCCCGTGTCCCGGCCGTGATCCAGCGTGCTCTGGACGACGCGGAGCTGCTCACCACCGACATCGACGTGATCATCTACGTCTCCTGCACGGGCTTCATGATGCCCTCGCTCACGGCGTGGCTGATCAACGAGATGGGCTTCGACAGCACCACGCGCCAGATACCCATCGCCCAGCTGGGCTGCGCGGCCGGCGGCGCGGCGATCAACCGCGCCCACGACTTCTGCACCGCCTACCCCGAGGCCAACGCGCTCATCGTGGCCTGCGAGTTCTGCTCGCTGTGCTACCAGCCCACCGACCTCGGCGTGGGCTCCCTGCTCTGCAACGGCCTCTTCGGCGACGGCATCGCCGCCGCGGTGGTCCGCGGACAGGGCGGCACCGGCGTGCGCCTGGAGCGCAACGGCTCGTACCTGATCCCCAAGACCGAGGAGTGGATCATGTACGACGTGAAGGCGACCGGTTTCCACTTCCTGCTGGACAAGCGGGTGCCGGCCACCATGGAGCCGCTCGCGCCGGCGCTCAAGGAGCTGGCGGGGGAGCACGGTTGGGACGCCGCCGACCTGGACTTCTACATCGTGCACGCGGGCGGCCCCCGGATCCTCGACGATCTCAGCACGTTCCTCCAGGTGGACCCGCACGCCTTCCGGTTCAGCCGGGCGACGCTCACCGAGTACGGCAACATCGCCAGCGCCGTCGTCCTGGACGCGCTGCGCCGGCTCTTCGACGAAGGGGGCGTCGCCGACGGGGCGCGCGGGCTGCTGGCCGGTTTCGGTCCGGGCATCACCGCGGAGATGTCCCTGGGCTGCTGGCGGACCGCGGACGTGCGGCCGGGCGTGCGACAGGACGTGACGGGGACCCCGGCCCGGGGTGTGACGCGGAGTGTGAGGCAGACATGA
- a CDS encoding DUF6213 family protein, producing the protein MNREVTLPLIVDDRGTLQVAASDVSKLLRTVGGRWLRLVETGEESLDEDTVAALTIELAKLADRIDVACIAHSSGPSS; encoded by the coding sequence GTGAACCGCGAAGTGACCCTGCCTCTGATCGTCGACGACCGCGGCACGCTCCAGGTCGCCGCGTCCGATGTGAGCAAGCTGCTGCGCACGGTCGGCGGGCGGTGGCTGCGGCTGGTGGAGACCGGCGAGGAGAGCCTGGACGAGGACACCGTCGCGGCCCTCACCATCGAGCTGGCGAAGCTGGCCGACCGGATCGACGTGGCCTGCATCGCCCACAGCAGCGGCCCCTCGTCCTGA
- a CDS encoding NAD(P)/FAD-dependent oxidoreductase yields MTQNTNPKDPKDPKDPSGTYDVVVVGGGAAGLSAALVLGRSRLRTLVVDAGEPRNAPSDHMQGYLTRDGMSPAEFLALGREEIARYGVELVRDRAVDVSRGEDFAVELSGGGTVHARRLIVTTGLRDELPTVPGVAERYGRDVLHCPFCHGWEVRDERFGVLATSPLSVHQALMVSGWSDDVTLFLHTVAERELSDDDLRRLAAAGVKVVPGEVAALRVEDDRLTGVRLADGTAHDRTVVFVAPKAVPQTGLMERLGAELQETPFGAYPVVDPTGRTSVPGVWTAGNAMGFAEQVVHAASGGYRAASAVVGDLIMSDLDAAVAE; encoded by the coding sequence ATGACCCAGAACACGAACCCGAAGGACCCGAAGGACCCGAAGGACCCGTCCGGGACGTACGACGTGGTGGTGGTCGGCGGCGGCGCGGCCGGGCTCTCCGCCGCGCTCGTCCTGGGCCGCTCGCGGCTGCGCACCCTGGTGGTCGACGCCGGTGAGCCGCGCAACGCGCCCTCGGACCACATGCAGGGCTACCTGACCCGGGACGGCATGTCCCCCGCCGAGTTCCTGGCCCTCGGCCGGGAGGAGATCGCCCGCTACGGGGTGGAGCTGGTCCGCGACCGCGCGGTGGACGTGTCCCGGGGCGAGGACTTCGCGGTGGAGCTGTCCGGCGGGGGCACCGTGCACGCCCGCCGGCTGATCGTCACCACCGGTCTCAGGGACGAGCTGCCGACCGTGCCCGGGGTCGCCGAGCGGTACGGCCGGGACGTGCTGCACTGCCCGTTCTGCCACGGCTGGGAGGTGCGGGACGAACGCTTCGGCGTCCTCGCCACCAGCCCGCTCAGCGTGCACCAGGCCCTGATGGTGTCCGGCTGGTCGGACGACGTGACGCTCTTCCTGCACACGGTCGCCGAGCGGGAGCTGTCCGACGACGACCTGCGGCGGCTCGCCGCGGCCGGGGTCAAGGTGGTGCCCGGCGAGGTGGCCGCCCTGCGGGTCGAGGACGACCGGCTGACCGGGGTGCGGCTGGCGGACGGTACGGCGCACGACCGCACGGTGGTGTTCGTCGCCCCGAAGGCGGTCCCGCAGACCGGCCTGATGGAGCGGCTGGGGGCGGAGCTGCAGGAGACTCCGTTCGGCGCCTACCCCGTGGTGGACCCGACGGGCCGGACCAGCGTGCCGGGCGTGTGGACCGCCGGCAACGCGATGGGCTTCGCCGAGCAGGTCGTCCACGCGGCGAGCGGCGGGTACCGCGCGGCGTCGGCGGTCGTCGGCGACCTGATCATGTCGGACCTGGACGCGGCCGTCGCGGAGTGA